From the Nodularia sp. NIES-3585 genome, one window contains:
- a CDS encoding ABC transporter ATP-binding protein produces MTNDYLLEVKDVHAGYSKDIDILKGVNFCVKPGELVTVIGPNGAGKSTLAKTIFGLLTPHTGTITFKKENIAGLKSNQIVRKGMSYVPQLTNVFASLSVEENLEMGAFVRNVPLKPLKDKIFTMFPRLSDRRRQRAGTLSGGERQMLAMGKALMLEPSLLLLDEPSAALSPILVTQVFEQIKQINQTGTAIVLVEQNARKALEMADRGYVLESGRDAISGPGQELLHSPKVAELYLGAGKAH; encoded by the coding sequence ATGACTAATGACTATTTACTAGAAGTTAAAGATGTCCACGCCGGATACAGCAAAGATATAGATATCCTCAAAGGGGTAAATTTTTGTGTTAAACCAGGTGAATTGGTAACAGTGATTGGCCCCAACGGTGCGGGTAAATCCACGTTAGCCAAAACCATTTTTGGGCTTTTAACTCCTCACACAGGCACAATTACCTTTAAAAAGGAAAATATTGCTGGGTTAAAGTCTAATCAAATCGTTAGGAAGGGAATGTCCTATGTACCACAGCTAACCAACGTTTTTGCTTCCCTGAGTGTTGAAGAAAATTTGGAAATGGGGGCTTTTGTGCGTAATGTCCCCCTGAAACCCTTGAAAGATAAAATTTTCACCATGTTTCCCAGACTAAGCGATCGCCGTCGTCAACGTGCTGGTACGCTATCAGGTGGGGAACGTCAGATGTTGGCTATGGGCAAAGCTTTGATGTTGGAACCTAGTTTACTACTATTGGATGAACCTTCTGCGGCTTTATCTCCCATTTTAGTAACGCAAGTCTTCGAGCAAATTAAACAAATTAATCAAACAGGTACAGCAATTGTCTTAGTAGAACAAAACGCCCGTAAAGCCTTAGAAATGGCTGACCGTGGTTATGTACTTGAATCTGGACGCGATGCTATATCAGGCCCTGGGCAAGAATTATTGCATAGTCCTAAAGTAGCTGAACTATATTTGGGCGCAGGGAAAGCACATTAA
- a CDS encoding ferredoxin family protein, translating into MPHTIVTDVCEGVADCVDACPVACIHEGPGRNVKGTDWYWIDFATCIDCGICIQVCPVADAILPEERPELQKTP; encoded by the coding sequence ATGCCGCACACGATTGTAACTGATGTTTGTGAAGGCGTTGCTGACTGCGTAGATGCTTGTCCAGTAGCTTGTATTCATGAAGGCCCCGGCAGAAATGTCAAAGGAACTGATTGGTATTGGATTGATTTTGCCACCTGTATCGATTGTGGTATATGTATCCAAGTTTGCCCTGTAGCAGATGCGATCCTTCCCGAAGAACGACCTGAATTGCAAAAAACACCTTAA
- a CDS encoding ATP phosphoribosyltransferase regulatory subunit translates to MVYQPAAGARDLLPLDVAQKRWIEDRLQQVFERWGYHRIITSTLERMDTLMAGEAIERQMVIQLQNGPDEELGLRPELTASIARAVATRVTDVTYPERLYYNANVFRRTWENRHNRQQEFYQSGVELLGVGGLLANAEVLLLAKNCLAALGLQDWHLILGEAGITRSLLDAFPVNIQAKVRSAIAHLDRIAIDTLPLSDELRDRAIIMMDLRGDSADVLQKVSSLGLDPEQQEIVNNLKSVVELLQSEGQFPLILDLSLIQTIDYYTGIVFEIVSDTDSQARVLGRGGRYDQLLGIYHPQGKDIPGIGFVLNIEDLYQVILSTQQLPQSTPTSNWLVVAQTPDVEAAAFAHAQKLRDSTDLVRVEMDLGGRDMEATRKYASDRGIAEIAWIKSDGSIVNESLH, encoded by the coding sequence ATGGTGTATCAACCAGCAGCGGGAGCTAGGGATTTATTACCTTTAGATGTAGCTCAAAAACGCTGGATTGAAGATAGGTTACAGCAGGTGTTTGAGCGTTGGGGATATCACAGGATTATCACTTCCACCTTGGAACGGATGGATACTTTGATGGCGGGAGAAGCAATTGAGCGCCAGATGGTGATTCAACTGCAAAATGGTCCAGATGAAGAATTAGGGTTGCGTCCAGAATTGACAGCTTCTATTGCTCGTGCAGTAGCTACACGCGTGACTGATGTCACCTATCCCGAACGGCTCTACTACAATGCCAATGTCTTTCGCCGGACTTGGGAAAACAGGCACAATCGCCAGCAAGAGTTTTATCAATCTGGGGTTGAGTTGTTAGGTGTTGGCGGATTGTTAGCAAATGCAGAAGTGCTGCTATTGGCGAAAAATTGTCTGGCTGCATTAGGTTTGCAGGATTGGCATTTAATTTTAGGCGAAGCGGGAATTACGCGATCGCTCCTTGATGCCTTTCCGGTGAATATTCAAGCCAAAGTTCGGAGTGCGATCGCTCATCTTGATCGCATTGCCATAGATACTTTACCCTTGAGCGATGAACTGCGCGATCGCGCCATCATCATGATGGATTTACGCGGTGACAGTGCAGATGTCTTGCAAAAAGTCAGTAGCTTGGGTTTAGATCCAGAGCAACAAGAGATTGTGAATAACCTCAAATCTGTGGTAGAGTTATTACAATCAGAAGGGCAGTTTCCCTTAATTCTTGACCTGAGCTTAATTCAAACCATAGACTACTATACTGGCATAGTCTTTGAAATCGTCAGCGATACAGATTCACAAGCGAGAGTTTTAGGGCGTGGTGGTCGCTACGACCAGCTTTTAGGAATATATCATCCTCAAGGCAAAGATATTCCCGGTATTGGTTTTGTACTGAATATCGAAGATTTATATCAAGTGATCTTATCTACCCAGCAATTACCACAATCAACTCCTACTAGTAACTGGTTAGTAGTAGCCCAAACACCAGATGTAGAAGCTGCGGCCTTTGCCCACGCCCAAAAATTGCGTGATTCTACAGATTTAGTACGAGTAGAAATGGATTTAGGTGGCAGAGATATGGAAGCCACGAGAAAATACGCAAGCGATCGCGGCATTGCCGAAATTGCTTGGATTAAATCTGATGGTTCAATCGTGAATGAATCATTGCATTAA
- a CDS encoding J domain-containing protein → MSLKIDHGLFKYDFIDHHAILCVPIDADVKTIRKRYLQIARRLHPDSNVITSAEERQLANELLSKLVNPAYEHLSKEPSRTEYIIVVSQIGKRLVQESTSVELSGNFAKQLVNAPNIDYSYRTAIAQIAATQYDSLKQSIQVISQISELNLVYLMRSASNALSSPPSSAKSTNNSGTRKLKTAPPPPPPAEKEASPVEQYIRRAESLIHKNQFVQAKVELQDALRIEPKNSQCHSLMALVYLKLNQVKMAKIHFDNALKLDPTNEIALSWKPKIEKALGTQSGGSKVTSPPHDGTNQPDKSGGGGMFGGFFGGNKK, encoded by the coding sequence ATGTCTTTAAAAATAGATCATGGATTGTTTAAATATGATTTCATAGATCATCACGCAATTTTGTGTGTTCCAATTGACGCGGATGTAAAAACTATACGTAAACGTTATCTGCAAATTGCCCGCCGTTTGCACCCGGATAGCAACGTGATTACTTCTGCTGAGGAAAGACAGCTGGCTAATGAATTATTATCAAAGTTGGTTAACCCAGCTTATGAACATCTTTCAAAAGAACCCAGTCGCACAGAATACATTATAGTTGTGTCTCAAATAGGCAAGCGCCTAGTACAAGAATCTACTTCAGTAGAATTGAGTGGCAACTTTGCTAAACAATTAGTTAATGCCCCTAATATTGATTATTCTTACAGAACTGCGATCGCTCAAATTGCTGCAACCCAATATGATTCGTTAAAGCAATCAATTCAAGTCATATCCCAAATCAGCGAGTTAAATTTAGTTTACCTGATGCGGAGTGCTAGCAACGCTTTGAGTTCGCCACCGTCATCGGCTAAATCCACAAATAATTCAGGTACGCGAAAACTCAAGACAGCACCTCCACCCCCACCCCCAGCAGAAAAGGAAGCTTCTCCTGTAGAGCAGTATATCCGTCGCGCTGAAAGTTTAATTCACAAAAACCAATTTGTGCAAGCCAAGGTGGAGTTACAGGATGCTCTGAGGATAGAACCGAAAAATAGTCAGTGTCATAGTTTGATGGCCTTGGTATATTTAAAGCTAAATCAGGTGAAAATGGCCAAAATTCATTTTGATAATGCTTTGAAATTAGATCCCACCAACGAAATAGCGTTGTCATGGAAACCTAAAATAGAAAAGGCTTTAGGGACACAATCTGGTGGCTCGAAAGTAACTTCACCTCCTCATGATGGCACTAATCAACCAGATAAGTCTGGAGGTGGGGGTATGTTTGGTGGTTTTTTTGGTGGGAATAAAAAATAA